A single genomic interval of Oncorhynchus mykiss isolate Arlee chromosome 13, USDA_OmykA_1.1, whole genome shotgun sequence harbors:
- the LOC110486503 gene encoding N-acetylmuramoyl-L-alanine amidase-like, with amino-acid sequence MSGAQGVEDSMISPMEPHWKWCLTLLVVLVSAHTDTKVTSSQHMDDFIRVLEQVEYRNPGLQPVNVLRGLRRAAGLRDEFMQHFLGTIREDSTSEAPVMDSNLSDFIGRAVHHQVTERGREEGVVLTADGTTVAMSPVLLGIEAGLVSKTRCQVRGLYPLTLARNLGLSFQRFHSSLLSHRLGPDGCWDDVTSPQVFTLSDKPSLATDALVNGGMDGVILGMEVSAQSQRPLKLSSLLRTYYCHHLEVEGLDTAPRLISRLRRENFRELARPPLLQRQVVRSLVLQRRLIDHSTMLSQEKEELTAVVREGIKEFVHKYMDCPAIIPRCQWGAAPYRGTPTPLSLPLSFMYIHHTYQPGQPCLTFQQCSADMRSMQRFHQDDRGWDDIGYSFVAGSDGYLYEGRGWHWQGAHTKGYNSKGYGVSFIGDYTSRLPSQQTMELVRDRLASCAVGGGRLVGNFTLYGHRQLVKTSCPGDALYSEITGWEHFGEVQN; translated from the exons ATGTCAGGAGCACAGGGCGTCGAAGACTCAATGATTTCTCCAATGGAACCGCACTGGAAATGGTGTCTGACCCTTCTTGTGGTCTTGGTCAGTGCTCACACTGATACCAAAG TCACATCCTCCCAGCATATGGATGACTTCATCAGAGTGTTGGAGCAGGTAGAATACAGAAACCCTGGACTGCAGCCTGTAAATGTGTTGAGAGGCCTGCGCAGGGCAGCTGGTCTCAGAGATGAGTTCATGCAGCACTTCTTGGGCACTATCAGGGAGGACAGCACCTCAGAGGCACCAGTTATGGACTCCAATCTCTCAGATTTCATTGGCAGAGCTGTGCACCATCaggtgacagagagaggtagagaggaaggggttgtccTTACTGCTGATGGCACCACGGTTGCTATGAGCCCAGTCCTTCTGGGTATTGAAGCTGGGCTAGTGTCTAAGACGAGGTGTCAAGTCCGTGGCCTGTACCCCCTCACTCTGGCTAGGAACTTGGGTCTGTCCTTCCAGCGCTTCCatagctctctcctctcccatcgccTGGGCCCTGATGGCTGCTGGGATGACGTGACCTCACCTCAGGTCTTCACCCTCTCCGACAAGCCCTCCCTCGCCACCGATGCCCTGGTTAACGGCGGTATGGATGGTGTGATTCTAGGGATGGAGGTCTCAGCTCAGTCCCAGCGTCCTCTCAAGCTGAGCAGCCTACTGAGGACGTACTACTGTCATCATCTTGAGGTGGAAGGACTGGACACTGCTCCTCGTCTGATCAGCCGCCTACGCAGGGAGAACTTCAGAGAACTGGCCAGGCCCCCCCTCCTGCAGAGGCAGGTGGTGAGATCCCTGGTCCTACAGAGGAGACTGATCGACCACTCTACGATGTTGTCACAGGAAAAGGAAGAGCTGACAGCGGTGGTGAGGGAAGGAATAAAGGAGTTTGTCCACAAATACATGG ACTGTCCAGCTATTATCCCACGGTGTCAGTGGGGGGCTGCACCATATCGGGGCACTCCCACCCCCCTGTCACTCCCCCTCTCGTTCATGTACATCCACCACACATACCAGCCTGGCCAGCCTTGTCTCACCTTTCAGCAGTGTTCTGCAGACATGAGGTCCATGCAACGCTTTCACCAGGATGACCGGGGCTGGGACGATATTGGATACAG CTTTGTGGCAGGCTCTGACGGGTACCTCTATGAAGGGCGTGGGTGGCACTGGCAAGGGGCCCACACTAAGGGCTATAACTCCAAGGGCTACGGGGTGTCATTCATCGGTGACTACACCTCCAGATTACCATCACAACAGACCATGGAACTGGTGAGAGATCGTCTGGCATCCTGTGCTGTGGGAGGCGGGCGACTGGTCGGCAACTTCACCCTGTATGGCCACAGACAGCTGGTTAAGACTTCCTGTCCTGGAGACGCCTTATACTCAGAGATCACAGGCTGGGAGCACTTTGGG GAGGTTCAAAACTGA